DNA from Mesorhizobium sp. B2-1-1:
TGGATCGCGGTGCCGTCCAGGCGCTTGTCGCCGCCGATGAAAGAGAACGCCGCGCGTGCACCTTCGATGTTGGCGTCGCGACCGTCCTCGTCGAGCACCGCGCCGTCACGGATGACGTTGTCGCAGACGATGACCGTTCCCGAGCGCGAGAGCCGCATGGCCCAGGAGAGATAGTTGGGGTTGTTAGGCTTGTCGGCGTCGATGAAAACGAGGTCGAACGGCCCGGCATTTTCGGCGCCCAGCGCAGCGAGCGACTGCAGCGCCGGCCCGACTCGCAGATCGATCCGTTCGGAAACCCCTGCCCGGTCGAAATTCGAACGCGCGACCTTGGCGTGGTGCGGATCGAGTTCGAGCGTCACGATCTTGCCGCCGGCCGGCAATCCCCGCGCCATCCAAATGGTGGAATAACCGCCCAGCGTACCAATCTCGAGCACCTTTTTCGCGCCGCGAATGCGCACCAGCAGCGAGAGCAGCTTTCCTTGCGCCGCCGAGACGTCGATCGCCGGCAAGCCACCGTCGCGGTTGGCCGCCAGGACCGCGTCGAGAACGGGATCCGCCTCGAAGAGCGAGGAAACGATGTAGTTATCGACAGCCGTCCAGGTTTTCGTGCTCATCTGCCTTCCTCGATTGTTCGTTGAAACGAAAAGGCCGCCGGGTTGCCCCGGCGGCCTTGTTGCCTGAGATCTCTTGCCGCCGCGCTTATTGCGCGGCGGTTGTCATGTCGGCCAGCATCGGCTCGGCGACTTCGACACCGGAGGCCTTGCGGCGCTCGTCGATGATCAGTTCGTCGCGCGAGGTGGCGATGCGGCGGATCTGGCTCATCGTGCCGCCGGTACCGGCCGGGATCAGCCGGCCGACGATGACGTTTTCCTTCAAGCCCTGCAGCATGTCGGTCTTGCCGGCAACCGCGGCTTCCGTCAGCACCCTGGTCGTCTCCTGGAAGGAGGCGGCCGAGATGAAGGACGGCGTCTGCAGCGAAGCCTTGGTGATGCCGAGCAGCACCGGCTGGCCTTCGGCCGGCTTCTTGCCGTCCTCGATCAGGCGCTCGTTGACCTCTTCCAGTTCGATCACGTCGACGTGGTCGCCCGGAATATAGGTCGAGTCGCCCTGCGTGGTGATCTCGACCTTCTGCAGCATCTGCCGAACGATCACCTCGATGTGCTTGTCGTTGATCGACACGCCCTGCAGACGGTAGACCTCCTGGATCTCGTTGACGAGGTAGGACGCAAGCGCCTCCACGCCCTTGATCGCCAGGATGTCGTGCGGCGCCGGATTGCCGTCGAGGATGTAGTCGCCCTTCTCGATGACGTCGCCGTCTTGGAGATGGAACGGCTTGCCCTTCGGGATCAGGTATTCGACAGGCTCAAGCGTCGAGTCATGCGGCTCGATGATGATGCGGCGCTTGTTCTTGTAGTCGCGGCCGAAGCGGATCGTACCATCGATCTCTGCGATGATGGCGTGATCCTTCGGACGACGGGCCTCGAACAGCTCGGCAACACGCGGCAGACCGCCGGTGATGTCCTTGGTCTTGGCGCTTTCCATCGGGATACGCGCCAGGACGTCGCCAGGGCGAACCTGAGCACCCGGCTCGACCGAGAGAATGGCCTCGACCGAGAGCAGGAAGCGGGCATCGCCGCCCTTCGACAGCTTGCCGACCTTGCCCTTGGCGTCCTGAACGACGATCGCCGGCTTCAGGTCGTTGCCGCGCGGCGTCGAACGCCAGTCGATGACCTCGCGCTTGGTGATGCCGGTCGACTCGTCGGCCGTTTCCTGGACGGAAATGCCGTCGACCAGATCCTCGAACGCCACCTTGCCCTCGATTTCGGTGAGGATCGGGCGGGTGTAAGGATCCCACTCGGCGATGCGCTGGCCGCGCTTCACCTTGTCGCCATCATCCACGAAGATGCGCGAACCATAGGTGACGCGGTGCGTGGCGCGCTCCTTGCCGGCTTCGTCGAGGATCAGCACCGCCATGTTGCGGCCCATGACCATCTGCTGGCCGTCCGAGTTGCGCACCACGTTGCGGTTGCGGATCTCGACCTTGCCCTCATAGGAGGCTTCAAGGAACGAGCTATCCACCACCTGCGCCGTACCGCCCATGTGGAAGGTACGCATGGTGAGCTGGGTGCCCGGCTCACCGATCGACTGCGCCGCGATGACGCCGACGGCCTCGCCCTGGTTGACCGGGGTGCCCCGGGCCAGATCGCGTCCGTAGCAGACCGCGCAGACGCCGACCCTGACTTCGCAAGTCAGCGCCGAGCGGATCCGGACCGACTGCACGCCGGCCTTCTCGATCTGCTCCACGTCGCGCTCGTCCATCAGCGTTCCGGCCTTGACCAGCAATTCGCCGGTCACCGGATGGTTGATGTCGTCGAGCGCGGTGCGGCCCAGCACGCGCTGGCCGACCGAAGCGACGACCTGACCGGCATCGACGATCGGCTGCATGGTGAGGCCCTTGTCGGTGCCGCAGTCCACGGAGTTGACGATGCAGTCCTGCGCCACGTCGACCAGACGACGGGTGAGATAGCCCGAGTTCGCCGTCTTCAAGGCGGTGTCCGCCAGACCCTTGCGGGCGCCGTGGGTCGAGTTGAAGTACTCGAGCACGGTCAGGCCTTCCTTGAAGTTCGAGATGATCGGCGTCTCGATGATTTCACCCGATGGCTTGGCCATCAGGCCGCGCATGCCGGCGAGCTGGCGCATCTGGGTGGGCGAGCCGCGCGCACCGGAGTGCGACATCATGTAGATCGAGTTCATCGGCTTCTGACGACCATTGTCCTCGAACTCGACCGCCTTGATGCGGGCCATCATTTCGTCGGCGACCTTTTCCGAGCACTTGGCCCAGGCGTCGACGACCTTGTTGTACTTTTCGCCCTGCGTGATCAGGCCGTCATTGTACTGCTGCTCGTATTCCTTGGCCAAGGCCTCGGTGTCCGACACCAGCTTGATCTTGGTATCCGGGATCAGCATGTCGTCCTTGCCGAACGAAATGCCGGCGCGGCAGGCATGGGCGAAACCGAGCGCCATGATGCGATCGCAGAAAATGACCGTCTCCTTCTGACCGCAATGGCGGTAGACGGTGTCGATCATCTTGGAGATGTTCTTCTTGGTCATCTCCTGGTTGGCGGTCTCGTAAGGCACGTTGACGTTCTTCGGCAGAAGCTCGCCGATGATCATGCGGCCAGGCGTGGTGTCGTAGATCTTCGACACGACCTTGCCCTCGGCGTCGACCGAGCGGAAGCGGCCCTTGATCTTGGCGTGCAGGGTCACCGCCTTGGTCTCGAGCGCGTGCTGGAGTTCGCCCATGTCGGCAAACACCATGCCCTCGCCCGGCTCGTTCTGGTTGACGATCGAGAGGTAGTAGAGACCCAGAACCATGTCCTGCGACGGCACGATGATCGGCGCGCCGGAAGCCGGGTGCAGGATGTTGTTGGTTGACATCATCAGCACGCGGGCTTCCAACTGCGCTTCCAGCGACAGCGGCACGTGGACCGCCATCTGGTCGCCGTCGAAGTCGGCGTTGAAGGCCGTGCAGACCAGCGGATGCAGCTGGATCGCCTTGCCTTCGATCAGGATCGGCTCGAACGCCTGGATGCCGAGGCGGTGCAGCGTCGGCGCGCGGTTCAAGAGCACCGGATGCTCGCGGATGACCTCGTCGAGGATATCCCAGACTTCCGGACGCTCCTTCTCGACCAGCTTCTTCGCCTGCTTGACGGTCGAGGAGTAACCCTTCGCGTCGAGGCGGGCGTAGATGAAGGGCTTGAACAGTTCGAGCGCCATCTTCTTGGGCAGGCCGCACTGGTGCAGCTTGAGCTCCGGACCGGTGACGATGACCGAACGGCCGGAATAGTCGACGCGCTTGCCGAGCAGGTTCTGGCGGAACCGGCCCTGCTTGCCCTTGAGCATATCCGACAGCGACTTCAGCGGACGCTTGTTGGCGCCGGTGATGACGCGGCCACGGCGGCCGTTGTCGAACAGCGCGTCGACGGCCTCCTGCAGCATGCGCTTTTCATTGCGCACGATGATGCCGGGGGCACGCAACTCGATCAGCCGCTTCAGACGGTTGTTGCGGTTGATGACGCGGCGATAGAGATCGTTGAGGTCCGACGTCGCGAAACGTCCGCCGTCCAGCGGGACGAGCGGGCGCAGGTCCGGCGGGATCACCGGAACCACCTTCATGATCATCCATTCCGGACGGTTGCCGGACTCCATGAAGTTCTCGACGACCTTGAGCCGCTTGAGATACTTCTTCTGCTTCAGCTCGGATGTGGTCGAAGCCAGCTCCGAACGCAGGTCGCCGGCGATCTTCTCCAGGTCCATGCCGGCCAGAAGGTCATGAATGGCCTCGGCGCCGATCATGGCGGTGAAGCTATCCTCGCCATATTCGTCGACGGCGATCATGTACTCTTCCTCGCTGAGCAGCTGGTGCTCCTTCAGCGCGGTGAGGCCGGGTTCGGTGACGATGTAGTTCTCGAAGTAGAGGACGCGCTCGATGTCCTTCAGGGTCATGTCGAGCAGCGTGCCGATGCGCGAGGGCAGCGACTTCAGGAACCAGATATGGGCGACGGGTGCCGCCAGCTCGATATGGCCCATGCGCTCGCGGCGAACGCGCGACAGCGTGACCTCGACACCGCACTTTTCGCAGATGACGCCCTTGTACTTCATGCGCTTGTACTTGCCGCACAGGCACTCGTAGTCCTTGATCGGGCCAAAAATGCGCGCGCAGAACAGACCGTCACGCTCCGGCTTGAAGGTGCGGTAGTTGATGGTCTCCGGCTTCTTGATCTCGCCGAACGACCAGGACAGAATCTTCTCAGGGCTGGCGAGCGATATCCGGATGGAATCGAACACCTGCGCCGGCGCCTGGGGATTGAAGAGATTCATGACCTCTTGGTTCATGCCGTTCTCCTTTCGGGGTCCTCGAAAACCCCTTGCATCTGATGCGGGGCAAATGCCCGCTGAGTGGTCGGCCCACCGGCCGAAGAATTTGGTGCACCCGGTCGCGGGAGCCTCTCCCGCGACCGGGTGTCTTGTTTATTCCGCTGCGTCGGGCAGCCGAACCGGGGCTTCGTCGAGCTTGGTGTTCTCCAATTCGACGTTGAGGCCGAGCGACCGCATCTCCTTGACGAGAACGTTGAAGCTCTCGGGAATGCCGGCCTCGAAGGTGTCGTCGCCGCGGACGATCGCCTCGTAGACCTTGGTGCGGCCGGCGACGTCGTCCGACTTCACCGTCAGCATTTCCTGCAGCGTATAGGCGGCGCCGTAGGCTTCCAGCGCCCAGACCTCCATTTCGCCGAAGCGCTGGCCGCCGAACTGCGCCTTGCCGCCCAGCGGCTGCTGGGTGACGAGCGAGTACGGACCTATCGAACGCGCGTGGATCTTGTCATCCACGAGGTGGTGAAGCTTGAGCATGTAGATGTAGCCCATCGTCACCTTGCGATCGAACGGCTCGCCGGTGCGTCCGTCATAGAGCTGCGACTGACCGCTGGTGTGCAGGCCCGCCTGCTCCAGCATGACGTTGATGTCGGCCTCGTGCGCGCCGTCGAACACCGGGGTCGCGATCGAGACGCCGCGGCGCATCTGCTCGCTCAGGCGAACGATGCTCTCGTCGTCATACTCGCGGACCGGCTCGTTGCGGTCGTTGGCGGGCATGAAGCTCTCCAGCGTCTTGCGCAGCGGCTTGATGTCGCCGGCAGACTTGTAGGCGTCGATCATCTCGCCGATCTTCCTGCCCATTCCGGCGCAAGCCCAGCCCAGATGCGTTTCCAGGATCTGGCCGACATTCATGCGGCTCGGCACACCCAGCGGGTTGAGCACGATATCGGCATGCGTGCCGTCCTCGAGGAAAGGCATGTCCTCGACCGGAACGATGCGCGACACGACACCCTTGTTGCCGTGACGGCCGGCCATCTTGTCGCCCGGCTGCATCTTGCGCTTCACCGCCACGAAGACCTTGACCATCTTCATGACGCCCGGAGGCATTTCGTCGCCGCGCTGCACCTTCTCGACCTTGTCCATGAAGCGCTGTTCGAGTGCCTTCTTGGAATCGTCGTACTGGCCGCGCAGGGCTTCCAGTTCGCTCTGGAGCTTTTCGTTCTCCACGGCGAACTGCCACCACTGCGAACGCGGATACTCGTCGAGCGTATCCTTCGACAGCGTCGAGCCCTTCTTGAAGCCCTTCGGTCCGGCGATCGCTTCCTTGCCGACGAGCACGTCGGAAAGGCGCGCGTAGACGTTGCGATCCAGGATCGCCTGCTCGTCGTCACGGTCCTTGGCGAGGCGTTCGATCTCCTCGCGCTCGATCGCCATGGCGCGCTCGTCCTTCTCCACACCGTGGCGATTGAACACGCGCACCTCGACGACGGTGCCGAAGGTACCCGGAGGCATGCGCATCGAGGTGTCGCGCACATCGGATGCCTTTTCGCCGAAGATGGCGCGCAGAAGCTTTTCTTCCGGCGTCATCGGGCTTTCGCCCTTCGGCGTGATCTTGCCGACCAGGATATCGCCCGGCTGAACTTCGGCACCGATATAGACGATGCCGGCTTCATCGAGGTTCTTCAGCGCTTCTTCCGAGACGTTCGGAATGTCGCGCGTGATTTCCTCCGGTCCGAGCTTGGTGTCGCGCGCCATGACCTCGAACTCCTCGATGTGGATCGAGGTGAAGACGTCGTCGGCGACGATGCGCTCGGACAGGAGGATCGAGTCCTCGTAGTTGTAGCCGTTCCACGGCATGAACGCGACCAGCACGTTGCGGCCGAGAGCCAGATCGCCGAGCTCGGTCGAAGGACCGTCCGCGATGATGTCGCCCTTGTTGACCCGGTCGCCCATGCGCACCAGCGGACGCTGGTTGATGCAGGTGTTCTGGTTCGAACGCTGGAACTTCATCAGCCGGTAGATGTCGACGCCGGACTTGCCCGGATCGAGGTCTTCCGTGGCGCGGATGACGATACGCGTCGCGTCCACCTGGTCGACGATGCCGCCGCGGCGGGCGCCGATGGCGGCGCCCGAATCACGGGCGACGATCGGCTCCATGCCGGTGCCGACGAACGGCGCTTCGGCGCGCACCAGCGGCACGGCCTGGCGCTGCATGTTCGAGCCCATCAGCGCGCGGTTGGCGTCGTCGTTCTCAAGGAACGGGATCAGGGCCGCGGCCACCGACACCATCTGCTTGGGCGAAACGTCCATCAGGTCGACGTTTTCGCGGGGCGCCATCATCACCTCGCCGGCACTGCGGCAAATGACGAATTCGTCGACAAAGCGGCCATCCTTGTCGAGCTCGGCATTGGCCTGCGCGACATGGTGCTTGGCCTCTTCCATCGCCGACAGATAGACGACGTCATTGGTCAGCTTGCCGTCGACGATCTTGCGGTACGGGCTCTCGATGAAGCCGTACTTGTTGACGCGCGCGAAGGTGGCGAGCGAGTTGATCAGGCCGATATTCGGGCCTTCCGGCGTCTCGATCGGGCAGATGCGGCCGTAATGCGTCGGGTGCACGTCGCGCACCTCGAAGCCGGCGCGCTCGCGGGTCAGACCGCCCGGTCCAAGCGCGGAGAGACGGCGCTTGTGGGTGATCTCCGACAGCGGGTTGGTCTGGTCCATGAACTGCGACAGCTGCGAGGAACCGAAGAACTCGCGCACGGCGGCAGCCGCCGGCTTGGCGTTGATCAGGTCCTGCGGCATGACCGTGTCGATCTCGATCGAGGACATACGCTCCTTGATCGCGCGCTCCATGCGCAGCAGGCCGACGCGGTACTGGTTTTCCATCAGCTCGCCGACCGAACGCACGCGGCGGTTGCCGAGGTTGTCGATGTCGTCGATCTCGCCCTTGCCGTCACGCAGTTCGACCAGCGTCTTGACCACGGCCAGGATGTCGTCCTTGCGCAGCACGCGCACGGTGTCCTCGGCCTTGAGTTCGAGGCGCATGTTCATCTTGACGCGGCCGACGGCGGACAGGTCGTAGCGCTCGCTGTCGAAGAACAGCGAGTTGAACATGGCTTCGGCGGTTTCGAGCGTCGGCGGCTCGCCGGGGCGCATGACACGATAGATGTCGAACAGCGCGTCCTGGCGGCTCTCGTTCTTGTCGACGGCGAGCGTGTTGCGGATGTAGGCGCCGACATTGACGTGATCGATGTCGAGTATCTGGATCTCGTCCTCGCCGGTGCCAAGCAGCACCTTCAGCGTCTTGTCATCGATCTCGTCGCCGGCCTCGAGGAAGATCTCGCCGGTGGCGTAATTGACGATGTCCTCGGCGAGATAGTTGCCGAGCAGGTCCTCGTCGGTCGCCTTGATCGCCTTCAGGCCCTTTTCCCCGAGCTGGCGGGCCTGGCGGGCGGTGATCTTCTTGCCGGCCTCGACAACGACCTCACCCGTGTCGGCATCAACCAGGTCGCCGACGGCCTTCAGGCCGCGGAAACGATCGACGTTGAACGGAATGCGCCAGTGATCGCCGGCGCGCTTGTAGGTGATCTTGTTGTAGAAGGTCGACAGGATCTCTTCGCCGTCCATGCCGAGCGCCATCAGCAGCGACGTCACCGGAATCTTCCGGCGACGGTCGATGCGGGCGTGCACGACGTCCTTGGAATCGAACTCGATGTCGAGCCACGAACCGCGATAGGGGATGACGCGCGCGGCAAACAGAAGCTTGCCCGACGAGTGCGACTTGCCCTTGTCATGGTCGAAGAAGACGCCCGGCGAGCGGTGCATCTGCGAGACGATGACGCGCTCGGTGCCGTTGACGATGAAGGTGCCGTTCGAGGTCATGAGCGGCATGTCGCCCATGTAGACGTCCTGCTCCTTGATGTCCTTGATCGACTTCGCGCCGGTATCCTCGTCGATATCGAACACGATCAGGCGCAGCGTCACCTTCAGCGGTGCGGCATAGGTGAGGTCGCGCTGACGGCATTCGTCAACGTCGAATTTCGGTCCTTCGAACTCGTACTTCACGAACTCCAGCATCGAGGAGCCGGAAAAATCGGAGATCGGGAAGACCGACTTGAAAACAGCCTGCAGTCCCTCGTCCGGACGTCCGCCCTTGGGCTCGTCCACCATCAGGAACTGGTCATAGGACGCCTTCTGAACCTCGATGAGGTTCGGCATCTCCGCAACTTCCGGGATCTTTCCGAAGAACTTGCGTACGCGTCTGCGGCCATTGAAAGTCTGGGTCTGGGCCATCGTCGCTCCTTAGCTCTAAACTCGGGGCGAGCCTCGCCGCGGCTCGCCTTGCATCCGAACCGCCTGGGCAGCGGCTCTCTGTCTGTTCTCCGGCCCCATTACCAAACTACTTGGCGGCGGCCGGCTAAAACGGGAGAAAACCCGTTTCCTGAGAGCCGGTTTTCGGCCCTCAGGAAAGAGGTTTTCGTGCATCTCGCGCTACGCAGCCTCCCCAGGTCACCCGAGGGAGTGGCGGACGGCGCGAGGCCGTCCGCAGATTGTTACGCTTACTTCAGCTCGACCTTGGCGCCGGCTGCTTCCAGCTGGGCCTTGAACTTGTCGGCGTCGGCCTTGGAAACGGCTTCCTTGACCGGCTTCGGAGCCGCTTCGACCAGGTCCTTGGCTTCCTTGAGGCCAAGGCCGGTGATGGCGCGGACTTCCTTGATGACGTTGATCTTCTGAGCGCCGGCATCGGTGAGGACGACGTCGAATTCCGTCTTTTCCTCGACCGGAGCAGCGGCAGCGGCAGCGCCGCCGGCAGCGGCAACAGCCACCGGAGCAGCAGCCGAAACGCCCCACTTTTCTTCCAGAAGCTTCGACAGCTCAGCCGCCTCAAGGACGGTCAGCTTCGAAAGGTCGTCTACGATCTTTGCGAGATCAGCCATTGTTGTATTCCTTCATAAGGTTCGAACGTGTGTTTGTGATAGCGAGGAACGGCCTCATGCCGCCTCGTCCTTCCGGGCGTAAGCGCCGATGACACGCGCGACCGAAGCCGCGGGCGCATTGACGATCTGGGCGATCCGGGTTGCCGGCGTGGCGATCATGCCAACCAGCCTGGCGCGCAGCTCGTCGAGCGACGGAAGTGTGGCGAGTGCCTTCACACCGTCGGCGTTGAGCGAGGTGGTGCCCATTGCGCCGCCGAGAATGACGAGCTTGTCATTCCCCTTGGCGAAATCGGACGCGACCTTCGGCGCCGCAATCGGATCCTCCGAATAGGCGACCAGCGTCTGTCCCTTGAACAGATCGATGATCGATGCGGAGTCCGTGCCCTGAAGAGCGATTTTGGCGAGACGGTTCTTCGCGACTTTAACGGTGCCACCGGCAGCGCGCATTTTCGACCGGAGGTCGTTCATTTGCGCGACGGTGATACCGGCATAGTGGGCCACGACCACTGAACCCGCGTTCGAGAACGCATCGTTCAGGCCCGTGACGAGTTCGCGTTTTTCCGCTCTGTCCACTGCCTATCTCCAGTTGACCCCCACCCTGCTAACGGGAACATTCCCATTCACGAGGACAGGCGTCGGGTTGCCTTTTGCCGGCCGGGCCATCCAGTAACGGATCTCCCGAACAGCGCTCGAGGATCCTGCCCCCTTTCGCCACATCGCCGGCAAGCCGGACGATGCGCAGACAAAAGGCAAACACGGTTCGAACCTTTCATTGGAGCGCTTGCTCCGTTGTCAGGTCTTCACCCGTCTCATGCAGGCCCACATGAATTAAGGCCCCCCTTTTCAATCAAGGCCGGGCCGCCTGCAATCTCGGACAGGATGTCCGGAAACCTTTCGGCTCCCGGTACCGGGCCCAGAACGATCCAGGCCCGGAATTCACTTACGGATCGGCCCGTTCAGCGGCCGATCCAAACGGTTAATCAGGACGCCGCGAGCGTCGAGACGTCGAGCTTGAGGCCCGGGCCCATCGTCGAGGTGACGGACACCTTCTTGACGTAGTTGCCCTTGGCGCCAGCCGGCTTTGCCTTGGTCACCGCATCGGCGAAGGCGCGGACGTTTTCTTCCAGCGCCTTGACGTCGAACGAGACCTTGCCGACGCCGGCGTGAACGATGCCGGCTTTCTCGACGCGGAACTCGACAGCGCCGCCCTTCGATGCCTTGACGGCGGCCGCGACGTCGGTGGTGACGGTACCGACCTTCGGGTTCGGCATCATGCCGCGCGGGCCGAGCACTTTGCCCAGACGGCCGACGAGCGGCATCATGTCCGGCGTGGCGATGCAGCGATCGAAATCGATCGTGCCCTTCTGGACGATGTCGACCAGGTCCTCCGCGCCGACGATGTCGGCGCCGGCGGCCTTGGCTTCCTCGGCCTTGTCGCCACGGGCGAACACGGCGACGCGGACCGAGCGGCCGGTGCCGTTCGGCAGGTTGACCACGCCGCGGACCATCTGGTCGGCATGGCGAGGATCAACGCCGAGATTCATCGCGACTTCGATCGTCTCGTCAAACTTAACCGTCGAGCGATCCTTGAGCAGCTTCAGCGCGTCACCCAAGGTATAAGCCTTGTTGGGATCGATGCCTTCGCGGGTCTTCGATACACGCTTTGCAATCTTTGCCATGATCTCAGCCCACCACTTCCAGACCCATCGAGCGGGCGGAGCCCTCGACCATGCGCATGGCCGCCTCGACGTCGTTTGCGTTCAGATCCTTCATCTTCTGCTCGGCGATGGCGCGGACCTTGTCGCGGCCGATCGTGCCGGCCTTGACCTTGCCCGGCTCCTTGGAGCCCGACTTCAGGTTAGCGGCCTTCTTCAGGAAGTAGCTCACCGGCGGCGTCTTCATGACGAAGGTGAACGACTTGTCCTGATAGTAGGTGATGACGACCGGAATCGGCGATCCCTTTTCCATTTCCTGGGTCTGCGCGTTGAACGCCTTGCAGAACTCCATGATGTTGATGCCGCGCTGACCAAGCGCCGGGCCGATCGGGGGCGACGGCGTAGCCGAGCCCGCGGCAACCTGGAGCTTGAGCTGGCCTGCAATTTTCTTAGCCATCTCTATTCCTGCCTTTGTCTATGCCGGCCCCTCGATCTGGGAAAACGCCGGCTGTTGCAGTCTGGTGGTGCGGTTCCTGCGGCCGGCTAAAGCCGCATTCGCCTCCCACCGTTCTCAGGCCGCGCGTTGCCGCGCCGCCTCCCCTGACCACCGGAACGGCGCCAGGGATTTCGGATCAGCCTTTTTCGACTTGTCCGAATTCCAGATCGACAGGCACGGCGCGCCCGAAGATCGAAACTTCCACCTTGAGCCGCGCCCGCTCCTCGTCCACTTCCTGGACGAAGCCGTTGAAGGACGCGAAGGGGCCATCCGAGACGCGGATCGCCTCGCCGATCTCGAAGGTAACCGAGGGCTTCGGCCGCTCGACGCCTTCCTGCACCTGGTTCAGGATGCGCTGCGCCTCGGCCTCGGTGATCGGCACCGGCTTGGAGTCGCCCAAAAACCCGGTGACCTTCGGCGTGTTCTTGACCAGCGAGAACACGGCGTCGGTCAAGTTGGCCTTCAGGAGCACATAGCCCGGAAAGAACTTGCGCTCGGCGTCGACCTTGCGGCCGCGACGAACCTCGACGACCTTCTCGGTCGGCACGACGATCTGCTCGATATCGGCGGACAGGCCCTTCTGCTTGGCCTTGTGCTCGATGTCCTCGGCGACCTTCTTCTCAAAGTTCGAATAGGCGTGGACGATGTACCAGCGCGTAGTCATTTCACGACTTCTCCGTAATCGCCGGACTTAGCGTCCAATGCCCAGAATCTGTTCGACCGCGAGGCCCATGAGCTGATCGGCGGTGAAGAAAAAGATCATCGCGATCACAGCGAAAGCCAGAACCATCACCGTCGAGATCATCGTTTCGCGTCGCGACGGCCAAGTCACCTTGGCGGTCTCCGCGCGAACCTGCTGGAGAAAGACGAAAGGATTTGTGGTTTTCGAAGCCATATGCCGCTCTGTCTTCAAGACCCGTTGGCCGGGTCTCCTGGATGATCCCGCTGGCCGGGACGTGCCGCCTGGGTCCATTTTCGCGCCGAATCAGCGCAATCATTTCGCCCATGCAAATCAGACGCGTAAAGCCGGCTTCCCAGCTCCACGCGTCGCGTGTCTGTCTCGTCTACATAAAACCGATTCTTGATCCACGCAAGTGGCAAGTGTCCGCTTTATGACCAAACGCCGCCTCGGAACCATCCAGTCGTTCCGTCCCGGCTATGGCGCCCTTATGCCTCAATCAGCCTAATATGGCAAGCCGGTC
Protein-coding regions in this window:
- a CDS encoding O-methyltransferase, whose product is MSTKTWTAVDNYIVSSLFEADPVLDAVLAANRDGGLPAIDVSAAQGKLLSLLVRIRGAKKVLEIGTLGGYSTIWMARGLPAGGKIVTLELDPHHAKVARSNFDRAGVSERIDLRVGPALQSLAALGAENAGPFDLVFIDADKPNNPNYLSWAMRLSRSGTVIVCDNVIRDGAVLDEDGRDANIEGARAAFSFIGGDKRLDGTAIQTVGAKGYDGFAIAIVD
- the rpoC gene encoding DNA-directed RNA polymerase subunit beta', translated to MNQEVMNLFNPQAPAQVFDSIRISLASPEKILSWSFGEIKKPETINYRTFKPERDGLFCARIFGPIKDYECLCGKYKRMKYKGVICEKCGVEVTLSRVRRERMGHIELAAPVAHIWFLKSLPSRIGTLLDMTLKDIERVLYFENYIVTEPGLTALKEHQLLSEEEYMIAVDEYGEDSFTAMIGAEAIHDLLAGMDLEKIAGDLRSELASTTSELKQKKYLKRLKVVENFMESGNRPEWMIMKVVPVIPPDLRPLVPLDGGRFATSDLNDLYRRVINRNNRLKRLIELRAPGIIVRNEKRMLQEAVDALFDNGRRGRVITGANKRPLKSLSDMLKGKQGRFRQNLLGKRVDYSGRSVIVTGPELKLHQCGLPKKMALELFKPFIYARLDAKGYSSTVKQAKKLVEKERPEVWDILDEVIREHPVLLNRAPTLHRLGIQAFEPILIEGKAIQLHPLVCTAFNADFDGDQMAVHVPLSLEAQLEARVLMMSTNNILHPASGAPIIVPSQDMVLGLYYLSIVNQNEPGEGMVFADMGELQHALETKAVTLHAKIKGRFRSVDAEGKVVSKIYDTTPGRMIIGELLPKNVNVPYETANQEMTKKNISKMIDTVYRHCGQKETVIFCDRIMALGFAHACRAGISFGKDDMLIPDTKIKLVSDTEALAKEYEQQYNDGLITQGEKYNKVVDAWAKCSEKVADEMMARIKAVEFEDNGRQKPMNSIYMMSHSGARGSPTQMRQLAGMRGLMAKPSGEIIETPIISNFKEGLTVLEYFNSTHGARKGLADTALKTANSGYLTRRLVDVAQDCIVNSVDCGTDKGLTMQPIVDAGQVVASVGQRVLGRTALDDINHPVTGELLVKAGTLMDERDVEQIEKAGVQSVRIRSALTCEVRVGVCAVCYGRDLARGTPVNQGEAVGVIAAQSIGEPGTQLTMRTFHMGGTAQVVDSSFLEASYEGKVEIRNRNVVRNSDGQQMVMGRNMAVLILDEAGKERATHRVTYGSRIFVDDGDKVKRGQRIAEWDPYTRPILTEIEGKVAFEDLVDGISVQETADESTGITKREVIDWRSTPRGNDLKPAIVVQDAKGKVGKLSKGGDARFLLSVEAILSVEPGAQVRPGDVLARIPMESAKTKDITGGLPRVAELFEARRPKDHAIIAEIDGTIRFGRDYKNKRRIIIEPHDSTLEPVEYLIPKGKPFHLQDGDVIEKGDYILDGNPAPHDILAIKGVEALASYLVNEIQEVYRLQGVSINDKHIEVIVRQMLQKVEITTQGDSTYIPGDHVDVIELEEVNERLIEDGKKPAEGQPVLLGITKASLQTPSFISAASFQETTRVLTEAAVAGKTDMLQGLKENVIVGRLIPAGTGGTMSQIRRIATSRDELIIDERRKASGVEVAEPMLADMTTAAQ